A genomic stretch from Fodinibius salinus includes:
- a CDS encoding c-type cytochrome, producing the protein MGKQVFTTNCASCHGSRAQGIVEDWKQRNPDGSFPAPPLDGSAHAWHHPLSVLVRQINEGGVKLGGTMPAFGDTLSDEEVIAAIAYFQSFWDEQTYNRWVQMNADQ; encoded by the coding sequence CAATTGCGCCAGTTGTCATGGTAGTCGAGCCCAGGGCATTGTTGAAGACTGGAAGCAGCGAAATCCCGACGGGTCTTTTCCGGCGCCCCCACTGGATGGCTCGGCCCATGCCTGGCATCATCCCCTGAGCGTACTGGTTCGACAAATCAATGAAGGCGGTGTAAAGCTGGGAGGTACTATGCCTGCCTTTGGTGATACCTTAAGTGATGAGGAAGTCATTGCGGCCATTGCCTATTTTCAAAGTTTTTGGGATGAACAAACCTATAACCGATGGGTACAAATGAATGCTGATCAGTAG
- a CDS encoding helix-turn-helix domain-containing protein — protein sequence MENSNVLYIKNMVCPRCKLAVKNLLTDMGCNVLAVELGQAVVSSRSLPAISEVANKLRTIGFDLLSTRKTKLVERIKILLIYDIYYQSCQVTLSQVQNYLELATHQNYQYLDTQFYSVYQISIKDYWDKLRFERAKELLSYNEKAPDEIARELGYATEDDLELTFKQNLHLSISEYIQSENNYRSPLNKLP from the coding sequence ATGGAAAACAGCAACGTTTTGTACATAAAGAACATGGTGTGCCCCCGCTGCAAGCTCGCAGTTAAAAATCTATTAACTGATATGGGCTGCAACGTTCTTGCTGTTGAATTGGGGCAGGCAGTAGTCAGCTCAAGGTCTCTCCCTGCTATATCGGAAGTTGCTAATAAATTGAGAACGATTGGGTTTGACCTTTTATCTACCCGGAAAACCAAGTTAGTTGAAAGGATAAAAATTTTGCTGATCTATGACATTTATTACCAATCATGCCAGGTAACGTTATCACAGGTGCAAAACTATCTTGAATTAGCTACCCACCAGAACTATCAGTACCTGGACACTCAATTTTATTCCGTCTATCAAATATCTATTAAAGACTACTGGGATAAACTAAGATTTGAGCGAGCGAAAGAATTGCTTTCGTATAATGAAAAAGCTCCTGATGAAATAGCTCGGGAGTTGGGCTACGCCACGGAGGATGATTTGGAATTAACATTTAAACAAAACCTTCATTTATCAATATCAGAATATATCCAATCAGAGAATAATTATAGATCGCCACTCAATAAGCTACCGTAA
- a CDS encoding GDCCVxC domain-containing (seleno)protein, giving the protein MNEQVKLQSTITCPECGNQAEEDMPTDSCQYFWECPNCNKILKPQKGDCCVFCSYGDIPCPPVQKEKSCC; this is encoded by the coding sequence ATGAATGAACAAGTAAAACTTCAATCCACAATTACGTGTCCTGAATGCGGGAATCAGGCGGAAGAAGATATGCCAACAGATTCCTGCCAATATTTTTGGGAATGCCCAAATTGCAACAAAATTCTAAAACCTCAGAAAGGTGATTGTTGTGTATTTTGCTCCTATGGTGATATCCCATGTCCTCCGGTTCAAAAAGAAAAATCCTGCTGCTAA
- a CDS encoding response regulator transcription factor, with the protein MRALIVEDEPLLNEELEEQLLEEQFSVDCAETLQEGGDLVAGDEYDLVLLDLGLPDGNGLELLKMIKKYYEETVVVILTARGEVEDKVKGLELGSDDYLAKPFAMAELRARIHAVLRRRFKINENEIEAGKLLLNLNHMEVRYDGQTLDLTETEYKILRYLLLNKNKTITRIALAEHIWGSKVDDRFSLDFINSHMKNLRKKLSKAGAPELIETVYGVGYKLDIHEAQQ; encoded by the coding sequence ATGCGTGCCCTTATTGTAGAAGACGAACCTTTATTAAATGAAGAGTTAGAAGAACAGCTGCTGGAGGAGCAGTTTAGCGTAGACTGTGCCGAAACGCTTCAGGAAGGGGGCGATTTGGTAGCCGGTGATGAATATGATTTAGTACTCCTTGATCTGGGCCTGCCCGACGGCAATGGATTAGAGCTGCTAAAGATGATCAAGAAGTACTATGAGGAAACGGTGGTAGTAATCCTAACTGCCCGCGGTGAGGTAGAGGATAAAGTCAAAGGCTTAGAGTTGGGCAGCGATGACTACTTGGCTAAACCATTTGCAATGGCTGAATTGCGTGCTCGTATCCACGCTGTACTACGACGACGTTTTAAAATAAATGAAAATGAAATAGAAGCCGGTAAGCTACTGCTTAATCTTAATCACATGGAAGTCCGTTATGACGGCCAGACGCTTGACCTTACCGAGACGGAATATAAAATTCTGCGCTATCTGCTTTTGAATAAGAATAAAACAATCACACGTATTGCACTAGCCGAACATATCTGGGGTAGTAAAGTAGATGATCGTTTTTCGCTGGATTTCATTAATTCGCATATGAAAAACCTTAGGAAAAAACTTTCAAAAGCCGGAGCCCCAGAACTGATTGAAACGGTTTATGGCGTGGGATATAAATTGGATATCCATGAAGCTCAACAATAA
- a CDS encoding HAMP domain-containing sensor histidine kinase, translating into MAWDINWISMKLNNKILLSNLVLSVIIFLITSIGMYYLVNDTVYDELDNHLIQHKIDLMNQVQGDPASVGQVQELGGLGSYEWIDIYPYEGEVKLNANNFTTLDTTRNPDEVSSEAYRRLATTISVNDRYYTVKIYEEVAAWQNISMTILVSVLAGLLIWILLLYLLNQMVFDRILTPFYDTVDTLETISDPTDFEEKFPDSTTYEVKVLNDALNTMLNQVRSSFEDQKKFIQNASHELLTPLSIIRQKAEKILSNADNCSQQTLRAASEIQQTTVRLSRLSNALLLISRVENKQYELDEQIDINAVSNEVLEELDDFIKLKSITVEKDFENDITIQGNKELIHSAIYNIVQNAVKFSPERSTIHIQTNAGSEQEELVVSDQGPGIPDELKKSLFDRFKKEQDHLNKLGKNNGNGLGLSLVKSICKLHGFGYRAENKNGSGAKITLQF; encoded by the coding sequence ATGGCGTGGGATATAAATTGGATATCCATGAAGCTCAACAATAAAATACTCCTTAGCAATCTAGTACTCTCCGTGATAATTTTCTTGATTACCAGTATTGGCATGTATTACCTGGTGAACGACACGGTGTATGATGAGCTCGACAATCATCTGATCCAACACAAGATTGACCTTATGAACCAGGTACAGGGTGATCCTGCAAGCGTGGGGCAAGTCCAAGAATTGGGTGGACTCGGCTCTTATGAGTGGATTGATATTTATCCCTATGAAGGGGAAGTAAAACTCAATGCGAACAATTTCACCACCTTGGATACGACGCGGAATCCCGATGAGGTAAGCTCGGAGGCCTATCGGAGGCTAGCTACCACTATATCGGTTAACGATCGTTATTATACTGTAAAAATTTATGAGGAGGTGGCAGCCTGGCAAAACATCAGTATGACGATTTTGGTTAGCGTGTTAGCCGGCTTGTTAATTTGGATATTATTGCTCTACCTACTTAACCAAATGGTATTCGATCGCATTTTGACCCCCTTTTATGACACCGTAGATACCCTCGAAACCATTTCCGATCCTACAGACTTTGAGGAAAAGTTTCCCGACTCTACAACATATGAGGTTAAAGTCTTAAACGATGCCTTAAATACGATGTTAAACCAAGTACGATCGTCGTTTGAGGACCAGAAAAAGTTTATTCAGAATGCCTCACACGAATTGCTGACGCCCCTATCGATTATCCGTCAAAAGGCCGAGAAGATTTTGTCCAATGCTGATAATTGCAGTCAACAGACATTACGGGCAGCCAGTGAAATCCAACAGACCACCGTACGACTGAGCCGGCTCAGCAATGCTTTGCTACTAATCAGTCGCGTAGAAAATAAGCAGTATGAGCTTGACGAACAGATTGATATCAATGCAGTAAGCAATGAAGTGCTGGAGGAACTCGATGACTTTATAAAGTTAAAGAGTATTACTGTTGAGAAAGACTTTGAAAACGACATCACCATACAGGGTAACAAAGAACTAATTCACTCGGCTATCTACAACATTGTACAGAACGCGGTAAAATTTTCACCGGAGAGATCAACAATTCACATCCAGACAAATGCTGGATCGGAGCAGGAAGAGTTAGTTGTTAGTGACCAAGGACCTGGCATACCGGACGAGCTCAAAAAATCTCTTTTTGACCGCTTTAAAAAGGAACAAGATCACCTTAATAAGTTGGGTAAGAACAACGGAAACGGTCTGGGATTGTCACTGGTAAAAAGCATTTGTAAGCTTCACGGTTTCGGCTATCGGGCCGAAAACAAAAACGGTTCCGGCGCTAAAATCACCCTCCAATTCTGA
- a CDS encoding TolC family protein, which yields MAFSIVLAILVSFQPTQSDTTNLNSLSVGKALEIAYQHNPRINQLKNRIEAQRQQQSLSLGIQDPEVTYAKEGIGQGTFAEQRWVVSQSLDFPLTGYYRSKSQKANTRSMELELQALKLQLKADVKSAYTKLAYAIESSHLARERVDLFKSLRDAAKARADLGESSKIDAMQANLQLTEAQNNMEKAHQDIMDARYNLFETIGLDEEQTYEIGFPDTLHYVAVDINQNEVLRQLQQHPQLQQISKDQLAASYQTKVAQSGYLPDINLKYYRQDFGNGFDFNGFEIGVSIPLWFGINQSNQVQQSKARYSAVEWQYQEEQLSLKKQAEQAWHGYETTRANIKRYRESIQAKSKELVDMTQKGYRMGELNLLTLLEAQRTYLRTQQAYYETLRDYYLRVIELEKYIQKDIIFK from the coding sequence ATGGCTTTTTCCATAGTTTTAGCAATCTTGGTCTCATTTCAGCCCACACAATCAGATACGACTAATCTCAATAGTTTGAGTGTTGGCAAGGCCCTTGAAATTGCATATCAGCATAATCCCCGTATAAATCAGCTCAAAAACCGGATTGAAGCCCAACGGCAGCAGCAGTCCCTGAGTTTAGGTATCCAAGATCCAGAAGTAACCTATGCCAAAGAAGGAATTGGCCAAGGTACGTTTGCCGAGCAGCGGTGGGTTGTGTCGCAATCACTGGATTTTCCACTCACCGGCTACTACCGTTCGAAGAGCCAAAAAGCCAACACACGCTCCATGGAACTGGAACTGCAAGCACTGAAGTTGCAGCTTAAAGCCGACGTAAAATCAGCATATACCAAGCTTGCATATGCCATTGAATCGAGCCATTTGGCACGTGAGCGGGTAGACCTGTTTAAAAGTCTGCGAGATGCAGCAAAGGCCCGGGCCGATCTGGGAGAATCATCGAAAATTGATGCTATGCAGGCCAACCTTCAGCTCACGGAGGCGCAAAACAATATGGAAAAGGCTCATCAGGATATCATGGATGCCCGATATAATCTTTTTGAAACCATTGGGCTGGATGAAGAACAAACTTATGAAATAGGTTTTCCTGATACACTACACTATGTAGCTGTTGATATCAATCAGAATGAAGTATTGCGGCAGTTGCAACAGCATCCCCAGCTTCAGCAGATCAGCAAAGATCAGTTGGCAGCATCTTATCAAACAAAGGTAGCCCAAAGTGGGTATTTGCCGGATATCAATCTAAAATACTATCGACAGGATTTTGGCAACGGATTTGATTTCAATGGTTTTGAAATAGGTGTTAGCATTCCACTGTGGTTTGGGATTAACCAATCGAATCAAGTTCAACAATCCAAAGCAAGATACAGTGCCGTAGAATGGCAATATCAGGAAGAACAGCTCTCCCTAAAAAAACAAGCCGAGCAAGCTTGGCACGGCTATGAAACAACGCGGGCTAACATCAAGCGTTATCGGGAATCCATCCAAGCAAAATCTAAAGAGCTGGTTGATATGACCCAGAAAGGATACCGGATGGGAGAGCTGAATCTGTTGACGCTTTTGGAGGCCCAACGCACTTATCTGCGGACCCAACAAGCTTATTACGAGACCCTTAGAGATTATTATCTGCGTGTCATTGAGCTAGAAAAGTATATACAAAAGGATATCATATTCAAATAA
- a CDS encoding efflux RND transporter periplasmic adaptor subunit, with protein sequence MNVHLTRHRYSSYTLLGLVIGLLLFLSNCGSETAEKTTQPDPGTPPSLSDKQTEQLVQLTEQQAKDLNIQLYTVESENISFDINAPGQVYAAPGRISVVSSPINGRVSNIYVHEGERVQKGDPLLEIESLEFANLVGDYLEATAEITYQQQQVERLKVLTEDKISPQRTLERAQADLRRAKTKQSASLARLRAVGISREEVQNWDPFATDPKAELTLRAPISGVLNQHLIDLGEAVNAYDKLLDIIDNTEVLVRGFVSPADAPFVREGTSVVITEKTEDGTPQGKRIEGQVTSVNPALDEENRSIVLNSIVPTEEGWPIVGQSVRMKYAAQPLDSTFTIPLSAIQFEEQEAAVFVQQAPREYVKRVVQIERMTEDRAVIGAGLKPGEKIAVTQVFSLKALERFEQFAD encoded by the coding sequence ATGAACGTTCACTTAACCCGACATCGGTACTCATCATACACTCTCTTGGGCTTGGTCATCGGACTGCTTTTGTTTTTGAGCAACTGTGGTTCTGAGACCGCCGAGAAGACTACCCAACCGGACCCCGGAACACCCCCTTCTCTGTCGGACAAACAAACCGAACAGCTGGTTCAACTGACTGAGCAACAGGCCAAAGATCTGAACATTCAGCTCTACACGGTCGAGAGTGAAAATATTAGTTTTGATATCAACGCACCCGGCCAGGTTTATGCGGCCCCGGGACGTATATCAGTAGTAAGTTCCCCCATCAACGGTCGGGTATCAAATATTTACGTGCACGAAGGAGAACGCGTCCAAAAAGGCGATCCGCTGCTGGAGATCGAAAGTCTCGAATTTGCAAATCTGGTTGGGGACTACCTCGAAGCCACCGCTGAAATTACTTATCAACAACAGCAAGTAGAACGACTGAAAGTACTTACGGAAGATAAAATAAGTCCGCAGCGTACACTCGAGCGTGCACAAGCCGATCTCCGGCGTGCTAAGACTAAACAGAGTGCTTCGTTGGCCCGTCTGCGTGCTGTAGGTATTTCCCGGGAGGAAGTTCAAAACTGGGATCCCTTTGCTACTGACCCCAAAGCCGAGCTGACTCTTCGTGCCCCAATTTCAGGCGTGCTGAACCAACACTTAATTGATCTTGGGGAGGCCGTCAATGCTTACGATAAGCTGCTGGATATTATCGACAACACCGAAGTATTGGTGCGGGGCTTTGTATCACCGGCTGATGCTCCCTTTGTACGGGAAGGCACTTCGGTAGTGATTACGGAAAAAACCGAGGACGGTACTCCGCAAGGGAAACGCATTGAAGGACAGGTTACTTCAGTCAATCCGGCCCTTGACGAAGAGAACCGGTCAATCGTCCTGAACAGTATTGTACCTACCGAAGAAGGCTGGCCCATTGTGGGACAAAGCGTGCGGATGAAATACGCTGCCCAGCCGTTGGATTCTACTTTTACCATCCCACTCTCGGCCATCCAGTTCGAGGAGCAGGAAGCAGCAGTCTTTGTTCAGCAGGCCCCTAGAGAATATGTCAAACGAGTAGTACAGATTGAACGAATGACCGAGGATCGTGCAGTTATAGGAGCCGGCCTCAAACCCGGAGAAAAGATTGCTGTCACGCAGGTATTTAGCTTAAAGGCGCTAGAACGTTTCGAACAATTTGCTGATTAA
- a CDS encoding efflux RND transporter permease subunit, with protein sequence MLKSIIDFSLKQKFVALSLVVLMAAGGVFSLSNIPINSQPDVTPTQVLVITKAGQYSPYDVERLVSYPIETSMSGLPNVKEVRSISQFGLSAVTVLFEEGTDIYFARQQVSQQVQSISEELPEGVSTPNLGPISTAMGEIVQYVVRGENRSLTELRTIQDWLIAPQLKTVDGVTEINSFGGFVKQFEVAVNPDKLRNFGIGLKDLTEAIKNNNSVSGGNYLEHNREQYIIRGFGQISDTKNIENIIVKRTEDRPVYVKDVAEISIGRQLRQGAVTKDGNGEVVTGIAMMLRGANGREVIQKMDKKIAEVNKSLPEGVTIKKFYDQSDLIDRTTDTIVTNLVEGGFFVIAVLLLLLGEITGAIIVAAVIPLSMLFAFIGMDQLGLAANLMSLGAIDFGMVVDGSVVMVENIVEKLNSDKSDKSKLVIIREAAHEVARPIFFGVLIILMVYVPVMTFSGMEGILYRPMAITVGAAVFGSLILALVYIPAISALVFRNGVKTRKNYVINWLKPRYEKFLEKSLDKKAITIGSAVVIFGISMALMPFLGTQFLPELDEGSILIEQVRMPSVTLDESVDNANWLAGKITKNIPEIKTVVPKTGRSDLANDWMGVHQTDVWVMLHPRDQWREGMSKQDIIDQIRPYLETEPGLSYNFTQPIAMRVDELTSGVKSDIAVKVFGEELDTLNAVGRRISGILNELEGTENFLLEQSSGQPYYNIEIDREAVASYGLNVNEVQNVIETGIGGSEAGQIFEGQRRFDINVRLPANLRSDFQDIMEVPLQLPGGGYIPLKEVANIYAEEGPRQISRENGWRRAILGINISGIDVGSYVANLREAINKKVDVPPGYFLQYGGSFEDQERAMNHLLIVVPISLLIIIGLLYMMFGKFRFTMLIFLNLPLALSGGIFILWMRGLYLSVSASIGFVALFGVAVLNGIVLVAHLNDLRKEGEDLKTAVIKGASDRLRPVLMTALVASLGFIPMAFNVGPGSEVQRPLASVVIGGLITATLLTLLVLPTIYHWMEKGKELVTEDEAF encoded by the coding sequence ATGTTAAAGAGTATTATTGACTTTAGTCTCAAACAGAAATTTGTAGCGCTTTCCTTGGTAGTATTGATGGCAGCTGGGGGTGTTTTCTCTCTTTCTAATATCCCCATAAACTCCCAGCCCGATGTGACTCCAACGCAGGTGCTCGTCATTACCAAGGCCGGACAGTATTCGCCCTATGATGTGGAGCGGCTGGTAAGTTATCCGATCGAAACTTCAATGAGTGGACTTCCGAATGTGAAGGAGGTACGTTCTATTTCACAATTCGGACTGTCGGCGGTAACAGTTCTGTTCGAAGAGGGAACGGATATCTATTTTGCCCGACAGCAGGTAAGTCAGCAGGTGCAGAGTATTTCTGAGGAACTACCAGAAGGCGTTTCTACACCCAACTTGGGACCGATATCAACGGCCATGGGGGAAATTGTGCAGTATGTTGTTCGCGGTGAAAATCGCTCACTTACCGAGCTTCGTACCATTCAGGACTGGCTGATTGCCCCCCAGCTTAAAACAGTGGATGGGGTCACTGAAATTAATTCATTCGGCGGCTTTGTTAAGCAGTTCGAAGTGGCCGTCAATCCTGATAAGCTCCGGAACTTTGGGATTGGACTGAAAGACTTAACTGAGGCCATTAAAAATAATAACAGCGTATCGGGCGGTAACTATCTTGAGCATAACCGGGAGCAGTATATTATTCGCGGTTTCGGACAGATTTCGGACACTAAGAATATTGAAAATATTATTGTGAAGCGTACTGAAGATCGTCCGGTCTATGTCAAGGATGTGGCAGAAATTAGTATTGGAAGACAGCTGCGGCAAGGAGCGGTAACCAAGGATGGAAACGGAGAAGTTGTAACTGGTATAGCTATGATGCTTCGGGGCGCTAACGGACGTGAAGTAATTCAAAAGATGGATAAGAAGATAGCAGAGGTAAATAAAAGTCTGCCCGAAGGGGTAACTATTAAAAAATTCTATGATCAGTCCGATCTCATCGATCGTACAACTGATACTATCGTCACGAACTTAGTAGAAGGTGGCTTTTTTGTAATTGCTGTGCTGCTACTGTTGCTGGGCGAAATTACAGGAGCGATTATTGTAGCTGCAGTAATCCCATTGTCGATGCTGTTTGCCTTCATCGGTATGGACCAGCTCGGGCTGGCAGCCAACCTGATGAGTTTGGGTGCCATTGACTTTGGGATGGTTGTAGATGGATCCGTGGTGATGGTGGAGAATATTGTAGAGAAATTGAACAGTGATAAATCTGATAAGTCAAAACTCGTTATCATCAGGGAGGCGGCTCACGAGGTGGCCCGACCTATTTTCTTTGGCGTGTTAATTATTCTAATGGTGTATGTGCCGGTAATGACGTTCTCCGGCATGGAGGGCATTTTGTATCGTCCCATGGCTATTACGGTCGGTGCGGCGGTTTTTGGATCGCTTATTTTAGCACTTGTATATATACCGGCTATTTCGGCCCTGGTATTCCGTAATGGTGTTAAAACGCGCAAAAATTATGTTATTAACTGGCTAAAACCCCGCTACGAAAAATTCCTTGAAAAGAGCCTGGATAAAAAAGCGATAACGATTGGTTCAGCGGTAGTGATTTTTGGAATATCGATGGCCCTTATGCCGTTTTTGGGTACGCAGTTTTTACCCGAACTTGATGAAGGTTCCATCCTAATTGAACAGGTGCGCATGCCCTCGGTAACGCTCGATGAATCCGTGGATAACGCCAACTGGCTGGCCGGAAAAATAACCAAGAATATTCCTGAGATAAAAACGGTCGTCCCCAAAACGGGACGCTCCGATTTGGCCAACGACTGGATGGGGGTTCATCAGACGGATGTCTGGGTGATGTTGCATCCCCGTGATCAATGGCGCGAAGGCATGAGCAAGCAAGACATTATCGATCAGATAAGGCCCTACTTGGAAACGGAGCCTGGCTTGTCGTACAACTTTACCCAGCCTATTGCCATGCGAGTGGACGAGTTGACCAGCGGGGTGAAGTCCGACATTGCAGTCAAGGTGTTTGGCGAAGAGCTGGACACGCTGAATGCAGTGGGGCGTCGGATATCCGGCATCTTGAATGAGCTAGAGGGTACGGAAAACTTTCTGTTGGAGCAAAGTAGTGGACAACCCTACTACAACATTGAAATTGATCGCGAAGCAGTGGCCTCGTATGGACTTAACGTAAATGAGGTTCAGAATGTCATTGAAACCGGCATTGGGGGTAGTGAGGCCGGACAGATTTTTGAAGGTCAACGTCGATTTGATATCAATGTCCGACTGCCCGCAAACTTGAGGAGTGATTTCCAAGACATCATGGAGGTGCCACTGCAACTACCAGGCGGCGGTTATATTCCGTTGAAAGAGGTTGCAAATATTTATGCCGAGGAAGGACCACGACAGATTTCGCGGGAGAACGGCTGGCGGCGTGCTATTCTTGGAATCAACATTTCTGGCATTGATGTAGGAAGTTATGTGGCTAATCTGCGCGAAGCTATCAATAAAAAAGTAGATGTGCCGCCCGGCTATTTTCTACAGTATGGAGGTTCATTCGAAGATCAAGAGCGGGCAATGAACCACCTATTGATAGTAGTACCCATTTCGCTGTTGATCATTATTGGATTGCTCTACATGATGTTTGGCAAGTTTCGCTTTACTATGCTGATATTCCTAAATCTCCCGCTAGCCCTGTCCGGGGGTATCTTCATACTATGGATGCGGGGACTGTATTTGTCTGTGTCGGCCAGTATCGGTTTTGTAGCCTTGTTTGGAGTAGCAGTACTCAATGGGATTGTGCTGGTTGCTCATCTCAACGATCTGCGCAAAGAGGGGGAAGATTTAAAAACAGCCGTCATCAAAGGTGCCAGTGATCGATTAAGGCCGGTTCTGATGACAGCCCTGGTGGCCAGTCTTGGATTCATACCAATGGCCTTCAACGTGGGGCCCGGTTCAGAAGTCCAGCGGCCACTGGCCTCGGTGGTGATAGGCGGATTAATTACAGCAACATTACTCACCTTGCTGGTCTTACCCACTATCTATCACTGGATGGAGAAAGGCAAAGAACTGGTTACCGAAGATGAAGCATTCTAA
- a CDS encoding sensor histidine kinase, producing the protein MDSLKKRLGSQWGNTAIISVFIVFALFIIVGTHYGTKTLSAVRAYVGAEGQWTKAQKEATTLLIRYNDNEQPKLYEQFQQELELHKAFKRSRQTLTSQAPNYDLAFRGFETADIHSDDIKLLIWLAQFHANISYLQKAFEVWKQGDRHIAKLDTLGRTLHETIQEEPTNHERRTQLIQDIYELDQTLTKLENSFSANMAEGAREIRSVLFWSIAGLGIIIILTGYIIMRNLFSNINILNQELVESETKFRSVLQNSRDVVYQIDFDSGNYEYMSPAVKDMLGYSPDQILEQGTEFVLDRIHPEDLKRMDQEIEEMKGKGVENHFAGETEFRIKTKDGNYIWVNNKRSLVKDDNGNPTAIVGTVRDISTRKKHEVQTQKSLEEKQTLLEEVHHRVKNNLGVVLSLLELQKKEADNELKSLLQETQSRIHSIGMIHEKLYQTETLSDIDIKEYIEDFANMIASSFNSEQKDITITKDVQSFNLETTKAVPVGLILNELLNNAYQHGFSDTKSGELRITFKKEDEEILFRVADNGRGLPDGFSLSNQQSLGMTLIQRLTKQLKGELEVFSEDEWTIFQVTFP; encoded by the coding sequence ATGGATAGCCTTAAAAAACGACTTGGCAGTCAGTGGGGAAATACTGCCATAATATCGGTTTTTATAGTATTCGCTCTGTTTATCATTGTAGGAACACATTATGGAACCAAAACACTCTCTGCTGTCCGGGCGTATGTAGGCGCTGAAGGCCAATGGACAAAAGCTCAAAAAGAAGCAACGACATTGCTTATCCGATACAATGATAATGAGCAACCGAAATTATATGAACAGTTCCAGCAAGAGCTGGAATTGCATAAAGCATTTAAAAGAAGTCGTCAAACGCTGACCTCACAAGCTCCGAATTACGATTTGGCATTCAGGGGATTTGAAACCGCTGATATCCATTCCGATGATATTAAACTGTTGATATGGCTTGCTCAATTCCATGCTAATATCTCATATCTTCAAAAGGCTTTTGAGGTCTGGAAACAGGGAGACCGGCACATTGCAAAATTAGACACCTTGGGGCGTACCTTGCACGAAACCATACAAGAAGAACCTACTAATCATGAAAGGAGAACTCAGTTAATTCAGGATATTTATGAATTGGATCAAACGCTAACCAAGCTGGAAAACTCCTTTTCAGCAAACATGGCAGAAGGGGCCCGGGAAATTCGGAGTGTACTTTTCTGGTCTATTGCGGGACTGGGAATAATTATCATTCTTACAGGTTATATCATAATGCGCAACCTATTTAGCAATATAAATATCCTGAACCAAGAATTGGTAGAAAGCGAAACCAAATTCCGCAGTGTCCTTCAAAACTCCCGGGACGTTGTTTACCAAATAGACTTTGACTCGGGTAACTATGAGTATATGAGTCCTGCCGTTAAAGATATGCTTGGCTATTCACCGGATCAGATATTGGAGCAGGGGACTGAATTTGTATTGGATCGCATCCATCCGGAAGACCTTAAAAGGATGGACCAAGAAATTGAGGAGATGAAAGGCAAGGGGGTTGAAAATCATTTCGCCGGAGAAACAGAGTTTCGCATCAAAACAAAAGATGGTAACTATATCTGGGTTAATAATAAACGATCGCTGGTTAAAGACGATAATGGTAATCCTACTGCAATCGTCGGTACCGTTCGGGATATATCGACCCGCAAAAAACATGAGGTGCAAACACAAAAATCCCTTGAAGAAAAACAAACATTATTAGAAGAAGTTCACCACCGTGTAAAAAATAACCTCGGGGTTGTGTTGAGTCTGCTTGAGTTACAGAAAAAAGAAGCCGATAATGAATTAAAATCCCTTCTTCAGGAAACCCAGTCCCGGATCCATTCTATTGGCATGATCCATGAAAAGTTATATCAAACAGAAACGCTTTCTGATATAGACATCAAGGAATACATCGAAGATTTTGCCAACATGATTGCAAGCTCTTTTAATTCAGAACAAAAAGACATTACCATTACCAAAGATGTTCAAAGCTTTAATCTAGAGACAACCAAAGCCGTGCCAGTTGGACTTATACTAAACGAGTTGCTCAATAATGCTTATCAACATGGATTTTCGGACACTAAATCCGGAGAGTTGCGTATTACCTTTAAAAAAGAAGATGAAGAAATCCTATTCCGTGTCGCTGATAACGGCAGGGGACTACCCGACGGGTTTAGTCTTTCAAACCAACAGTCCCTGGGCATGACACTAATCCAAAGACTAACCAAGCAGTTGAAAGGAGAGTTAGAGGTATTTTCGGAAGATGAATGGACGATCTTTCAAGTTACTTTCCCATAA